The following nucleotide sequence is from Pochonia chlamydosporia 170 chromosome 4, whole genome shotgun sequence.
CTCAAGTTGACCTGGGGCGCCAAAGGCAGCGCCCGTGGTTTCTTGATCCCTCTCCTCGGCCCCAAGTGTGAGTAACCTGTAATCTCGAGCCGTCAGTACGCCGCGGAGTTAAAGGGAAAGAGATTTGCATGGTAGAACCTGACATACTCACTTCTAATACAATATGATCTGAACGTTGGATGTGGTGCACCCTGAAGATCTGCCACTATCGCACTTGCAGGAATGCTGAGAGGTGAGAGGGAGGGGAACAGGTTTTGAGAAGACCAAAGCTATGATCAGCTGACATTGATAATAGTGACATGGTACACCCAGCCTTATATGCCCATGCAGGGCTTAATTTGACCGGCCCCAattcatgtctggtgtcccTCTGGCCCCCAACTGCAAGtggaactctggctgaagaaATCGGCCTCCAACACACCAGCTGTCCCTCTCCGAATCGACTGGCCAGGAGAATGAACCTCCAGGCCGACATATGAAGGCGTCGTCTCCACAGCTAAACCCTGCCCTTGGGTGGCCGATTTTGAGAAACCTGAGTTGTGTCATGTTGGCGTTGTTCTTGTCGCTGCAAACAACTCCCTCAGTAATGCACCGCCCATGGTGGATTGGAGGCCAATTTCACGGGCCCTGTAAGCATGAGGCAAATATTCGGAGGCCAATATCGTAGCTTCTGTCGATGCGAAAAAGGTTGTTCGAAGGCCAATTTTCCTGTGAAGTAGACCCGTTagtgatgttgctgccacGGAGGATAAAGAGGAGCCGGTGCTTCATCTTGGGTAGATGAGATGTTAAGTTCACAATCATTTGAATCTTGAGTAAAGAACCATTTTACAGTCTGGCAGACAATTATTCCGTCTACGTACCATATTCCTTGACCAGTTGAACAACATGTCTTCGCCTAGAGAAGAGACTCGGCCAATGCAAGACAAGGTTACCAGTGAGGATCAACCGTGCGGCGCCACTCAAACCAATGGCACAAATGGCGTTGCTGTAAGATTCCCCTTTCTATCCCGTCCAGTGTAATGGCGTGAAACTGATTCTTTCAGTGTTGGCTCCCTGTGCCACGACTTTGCGACCCGGAATACCAGGCACGAAACAAGTCCACTAAGTGTAAGGAGTCTCTAAGTCTGTGGAGAGAGCAGTCGCAGGCTGACGAGCCTTGGAATATTGTGGGAAGCGTTAGACTTCCATGAAACGTGTAAAGATTGCTGCAGTAGCGGTAATTTCAACATGGAAATTTTATACTCATCTTTGCAGCTAGCTCTTGAAAGAGAAGTCAGTGAACCGTGCCTCAACCAACCTGTCCAACATGTAAATAGTTTGCCCAAGCAGGAAAGTGAGATGTCAAATGCCAAATACTTACAGAGAACCCAAATATCTAACTTGGTAGCTACCCAGGTGCTGAGGATAAACTCGAAGTCCCCGCAGGCGCCACCTCCAGCCGCTTCAGGCTGTTAGGATCTTCTCGAGTCCAGGCCTGCTGTACTATTTCCATCGCGTCTGTTGCTTCTGTTTGGCTGTATAATGAGCGCTTAAGTAACGGAATTATTGAAATCGGTTGGAGACAATAAGGAACGTCGaagacttcaaatgttggcagGAATTGTAGAAACAACATGCCTCTAGATGACATGAAGTGGGCATGAAGTCAATCGATTGACGGAAGGTTTGGCAGAGACTGTGCCATCAGTGCCCTCAATGTGACTTCAATGTCCTGTCACCTGTAGCAGTGAAACCTAGACAGAGAGACTTCGATCAAATGTCACCAGAAAGGCATATGGGAGAAAAAGGCAAGCGTGCGGCTCAGCTCCTGCCTCCTGCTAAGACTCACCCACCAGACGACGTTGGGGAGATGGCCAACCAAAGCTCTCACGCTACTGGCGGCCATTCTCTAGTCTCGCGTGGCCGAGGATTTTTAACATCGAGATGGTGTCGGGATAGACAGAGTCGGGCATCCCAGTTCGCGATGGTGACGACCATCGTGCCAGGGGATCAAAGTGAAATCCAAATCCATTGGTATCGATGCTGAACCCAATAACTATAAACAGCCCCCGTATCTCATAACGCCAGCCCTGTATTTCGAATCCAAACCAATGTACCGCCTGCATTATCCATCCAAAGTCTCAACCCAATTACTCTCCGCttgcctcctcttccatctctccCCCACCGCTTTTCGAACAAttttctcctcctcttccactTCTGCAGCCTGGCCCGCCATTTCCCGAATCTGATGCTTGATCCCCAAGGGGAGCATCTTTTGCCAGCCGCTATGTGCCTTACATCGCTTCCGCTCACACATGCCCCTCacttcgtcgtcttcgcctAGTGGATCGCGCAGTTTTGACGTTTTGAACACTTCCTGTCCCTCGGGTGACTTGACGAAGGCAGAGAATACGTCCCTTGCAGATACGGCGTCCAATCTTGAGTCGTAACCGCAGATATCGTCTCCAAATCGTCCGGCGGTAATTGCTGCTCGTCGTCGTTCTTGGGCCAGTTCAATCAGAGTAAACATTTTGTGACAAAGGAGCGTCTCTTCAGCCAGGTCGAAGCGTGCCCTATGTGCTTCGTCGAGGAacttttgttcttcttcgctCAATAACTTTGAGAATGCTTCGTCTGCTGTATGTTAGCCGTGCCGGTTGCCCGTGGGTGAGCAATGCCACTTACCACCTGCCCCATTTGCACCGTTTGTCGGGTCATCCGAAAAGGGCTTTTTGACTAGTTGCCACATGCCATGCTCATTTGTCGACCCCaggttgctgttgagaaGCGCCATGAACTCATCTTGCCCCAACTGGTCGTTGAGCCCGTTCTTACCTCTCACTTTCGGCAGCCTGCTAaccatcctctcccaccACATCTGCGCGTGCTCATTGGAACAAAACACGCTCGGTTGACTTTGGCCCAAACGCGCTGGTTTGCGACAGGCTCCCAGCGCACACGTCTTTTTATAAATAGTGGCCAGCTCGCCAGTGGAACAATTTGGACAGATGAATTTCTCAATGAGGTTCTCTCCAATCTCCTTGTTCATCTTAATACACTCGCCATGAAACCAGTCCTCGCACTTTTCGCAACAGATCATCCAGCGATGGTCATCTGGACCCCGGCACAGGCAATATGGGCCGTTGTCGGATTCCTCGTCGCCGGatgcttcttcaacatctggCGCCGCGGAGTCGGTCTtcactttcttcttctttttggcgTCACCGGGCCTTGGTCGCTTTGGGGCCTTCTTAACAGTTGCtgtgcccttcttctttgctgacactgccatggctgtaGCTGCAGAATCGGGTGTCTCTGTGGAAGGGAGtggcgttggtgatggtttgaAAGGTGCGGTCGCGAGGTCTGAAACAGCTGTTCTTGGAGAACTGACTGCCTGTTCTGATTTAACAGCCCAGTCGGTAGATTCTGATCGCAAACGGTCCTCATGCGAGGACCCGGGTCGATGGTCCATTGCTGGTAGAGTGAGCGGGCGAGCCAGCTCGTGGTTGTCGCTTATTACTCTCTTTCAATTGAAGCTTGAATTATAACACAATATGATATTCAGCAAATCTCCCATTGTCAAAGTGGGATAGAGGTCAAGGTGAATCGGGTTGCATTTTTAAATAAAGCTGATTGATGCATGAGTTGATCTGCGCCTGATGCATACCCTCAATGAGATGACAATGAGATTTGAGTGAGCAGGGGTCGCGTCGCTGGCTCCTGCCCAGTCAGGTCTCGGCAAATTTTCGGTGGCAACTTTCAACGTTGAATCCACTTGGAGCTTGTCAAGTTTCTAAGCATCATGCGATTGAAGCTTCAGACTACAATTTTCAGCATCCGCACCTGAGCTCCCACAACCGTTGCTCCATCGCCGATTTCCCAACACACAATGGCGCAGTCTTTAACGCCGTCGAGAGCCCTTCTGGGCGCATTTACCAAATGCCAGCGATGCTTCTCCAGCAG
It contains:
- a CDS encoding Set1 complex component spp1 (similar to Metarhizium acridum CQMa 102 XP_007813004.1), whose protein sequence is MDHRPGSSHEDRLRSESTDWAVKSEQAVSSPRTAVSDLATAPFKPSPTPLPSTETPDSAATAMAVSAKKKGTATVKKAPKRPRPGDAKKKKKVKTDSAAPDVEEASGDEESDNGPYCLCRGPDDHRWMICCEKCEDWFHGECIKMNKEIGENLIEKFICPNCSTGELATIYKKTCALGACRKPARLGQSQPSVFCSNEHAQMWWERMVSRLPKVRGKNGLNDQLGQDEFMALLNSNLGSTNEHGMWQLVKKPFSDDPTNGANGAGDEAFSKLLSEEEQKFLDEAHRARFDLAEETLLCHKMFTLIELAQERRRAAITAGRFGDDICGYDSRLDAVSARDVFSAFVKSPEGQEVFKTSKLRDPLGEDDEVRGMCERKRCKAHSGWQKMLPLGIKHQIREMAGQAAEVEEEEKIVRKAVGERWKRRQAESNWVETLDG